The Coffea arabica cultivar ET-39 chromosome 8e, Coffea Arabica ET-39 HiFi, whole genome shotgun sequence genome window below encodes:
- the LOC113702663 gene encoding transcription factor bHLH157-like has protein sequence MGDSIVKEILESLSCNNGWSYGAFWGFDQKNSLLLTLQDVYCEEHLGVVIDDMLVQVHMLGQGVIGQSAFTKNHRWMISDSHSGKLSPSGSLQNSDALQDYSAFHCQFSNGIKTIVVISVEPLGVVQFGSTQKLAERLEFVTQTRDLFQSIEILQGLALSEIEPLSLQNDAWEASGLFASLISCQSPHSATPAFQHGDSCADLIEKDCLLENITLSFPSTSDCETTGPLATASSLCDNRLRFPSTVAHVDSNGNKSNVSPQQSLMESCSLFEHSASQGPFNCSWTDYDIQESSIFNLMCNLESFIDMPKTSQQLCENKMSNQNHGLWFHSAEDQLQRPSNLCTFEELLPEIEFAKSVSKHCMNDDLFQWFSPMTDENNDIMEAKLKSDPSGTSEVISLSSNSKGHHVPTNLILDNQPSTSVQSSVTNAINSAEKEKGSGIFGNDMRSDCPRVDMGSKNPGDWEDVMRSMDISGHLHFCASSSDCMSEQYLESKLRTSNTLFSQLGLYQRLDAIGRGSCSVANSDFRDEWSSTAKRRKIESPLLSSNEVSCLPEFVGTVNSLQPVHHLNSTSNFESKDKVIRKKEAGSCNDDNCSIIAEDTVLSPKKLEPPAKTIKKKAKPGTKPRPRDRQQIHDRLLELRDLIPNGEKMSIDRLLHLTIKHLLFLQCVTRHAKRFVQTDELKSGTVGNGYPNSGNGVTWACEVGDQTMFCPLIVEDLSIPGQMLIEILCEEQGFFLEIVDIIRGFGLTVLKGVMEVRETKIWARFNVEAEENRLHVTRHEIFSSLVQLLQLTGSTRIRESDQLDNVMDGGAAFLKSCQQSALQLVSAQVDA, from the exons ATGGGCGATTCTATAGTAAAAGAGATTCTGGAGAGCCTTTCTTGCAACAACGGATGGTCTTATGGTGCTTTCTGGGGTTTTGATCAGAAAAATTCTTT ATTATTGACATTGCAAGACGTGTACTGTGAAGAACACTTGGGAGTTGTTATTGACGACATGCTCGTACAAGTTCACATGCTGGGCCAAGG GGTCATTGGCCAATCTGCTTTTACCAAGAACCAcagatggatgatttctgattCTCATTCTGGAAAACTGAGTCCCTCAGGATCACTTCAGAATTCTGATGCCCTCCAG GATTATTCTGCGTTTCATTGCCAATTTTCCAATGGGATAAAG ACAATTGTTGTTATCTCAGTGGAACCGCTGGGCGTGGTTCAATTTGGATCTACTCAAAAG CTTGCTGAGAGATTGGAGTTTGTTACTCAAACAAGAGATCTTTTTCAAAGCATCGAAATACTTCAGGGGCTTGCTTTGTCGGAAATTGAACCTTTGTCTTTGCAAAATGATGCTTGGGAAGCAAGTGGGTTGTTTGCTTCACTAATTTCATGTCAGAGTCCACATTCTGCAACTCCTGCATTTCAACATGGTGATAGCTGCGCAGATTTAATTGAAAAAGATTGTTTGCTAGAGAATATCACACTGTCATTTCCTTCCACTTCAGACTGTGAGACAACAGGCCCTCTTGCCACTGCATCATCACTATGTGACAATAGACTAAGATTTCCCAGTACAGTAGCTCATGTTGACAGCAATGGCAATAAATCTAATGTTTCTCCACAACAGTCACTTATGGAGTCGTGTAGCTTGTTTGAGCACTCAGCTTCTCAAGGTCCTTTTAACTGTTCATGGACTGATTATGATATTCAAGAGAGCTCAATATTCAATTTAATGTGTAACTTGGAGTCGTTTATTGACATGCCGAAGACCTCTCAACAGCTCTGTGAAAACAAGATGAGCAATCAGAATCATGGTCTGTGGTTCCACTCAGCTGAAGATCAACTTCAGAGGCCAAGTAACCTTTGCACATTTGAAGAGTTGCTGCCAGAAATTGAATTTGCAAAGTCTGTCTCCAAGCATTGTATGAATGATGACCTTTTCCAATGGTTTTCTCCCATGACAGACGAGAACAATGACATCATGGAAGCAAAACTAAAAAGTGACCCATCAGGCACATCAGAAGTTATTTCATTATCTTCAAATTCCAAAGGACATCATGTTCCTACTAATCTCATCTTGGACAACCAGCCATCCACCTCGGTACAAAGTTCAGTCACTAATGCCATAAATTCGGCTGAAAAAGAGAAAGGTTCAGGTATTTTTGGCAATGATATGAGATCTGATTGTCCTAGAGTGGATATGGGGTCAAAAAACCCTGGAGATTGGGAAGATGTAATGAGGTCAATGGATATCAGTGGACACTTGCATTTTTGTGCTTCCAGTTCAGACTGCATGTCGGAGCAATACCTTGAGTCCAAGCTTAGGACCTCAAACACATTGTTCTCCCAATTAGGACTTTATCAGAGGTTGGATGCAATTGGTAGAGGATCTTGTTCAGTTGCTAACTCTGATTTTAGAGATGAGTGGTCTTCAACAGCGAAAAGAAGGAAGATTGAGAGTCCCTTGCTTTCTAGTAATGAAGTGAGTTGTCTTCCTGAATTTGTTGGAACTGTAAATTCATTGCAGCCAGTACATCATCTAAACAGCACAAGCAATTTCGAATCGAAAGACAAGGTTATCAGAAAAAAAGAAGCTGGTTCATGCAATGATGACAATTGCAGTATTATTGCAGAAGACACTGTTTTGTCACCCAAGAAGCTTGAGCCGCCTGCAAAAACGATAAAAAAGAAGGCCAAACCAGGGACTAAACCTAGGCCAAGAGATCGACAGCAAATTCATGACCGTCTTTTAGAATTGAGAGATTTGATCCCTAATGGTGAAAAG ATGAGCATTGATCGGTTGCTGCATCTGACTATAAAACACTTGCTTTTCTTGCAATGTGTCACAAGACATGCCAAAAGATTTGTACAGACTGATGAGCTAAAG AGTGGAACGGTTGGGAATGGATACCCTAACAGTGGCAATGGGGTTACATGGGCATGTGAAGTTGGAGATCAAACGATGTTTTGTCCATTGATAGTTGAGGACCTTAGCATTCCTGGCCAGATGCTTATCGAG ATCCTATGTGAAGAGCAGGGTTTTTTCCTGGAAATAGTGGACATAATTCGTGGCTTTGGCTTGACCGTTTTGAAGGGAGTGATGGAAGTTCGTGAGACCAAAATATGGGCGCGATTCAATGTTGAGGCTGAG GAAAATCGGCTGCATGTTACCAGGCATGAGATCTTTTCCTCACTTGTTCAGCTTCTACAATTGACGGGTTCAACCAGGATCCGTGAAAGTGACCAGCTTGACAATGTTATGGATGGAGGAGCCGCTTTCTTGAAAAGTTGCCAACAATCTGCTCTACAACTCGTATCAGCACAGGTTGATGCTTAA